A single genomic interval of Acidovorax sp. 1608163 harbors:
- the gspD gene encoding type II secretion system secretin GspD, translated as MHPPLQGTVTLATRNPIAPDQAVFLLESALQANGLALVRDARGTFHAGRADALKGISGSVRQMGGSSPVIAPGYGAVIIPLQYIGAAEMASILRPMVSADALVRVDSVRNLLVMMGTRTQAEGWMELVNTFDVDLLKGMSVGVFPLKYASVKEVEAALRLVSGGGAASAPATATGVSAAGGALSAAGGGTAALGEGNPLFGALRIMPIERINSILVVTPRASYLEEAKRWIDKLDKPSDGGSEPQLYIYQVQNGNARHLAGVLAGLFGGSGSGAGSANSGVAPGLGATASNTFGQSGVSNAFGGNTFGSAAGSASSTRLGSGNSGSVGLNSSNTRNTQGASGQASVSATLGTIRVVADELNNSVLIWGTRAEFNKIEAALKRLDLPLTQVLIDASIIEVTLNDDLQYGLKWAFSGDAQSGYSGSGTVGSIPALAQGFTYTLKNAAGVTKATLSALAEKSLVKMLSNPSLMVLDNHTATITVGDQIPVATSSTATPTTGSTTTTTTIQYKDTGVNLSVTPSVTAGNIVAMQIDQTVTDAGSPDTKTTAGGGERPFLQRQISSKVAVRSGESIVLGGLIKNNQTNKKSGVPLLQDIPLVGNLFTEKVSTGVRTELLVIITPRVVRSDVDIREVSEDLRERLRGLKDISSNKEANRPQAAEPFVPATAN; from the coding sequence ATGCACCCACCGCTGCAAGGCACGGTGACTTTGGCAACACGCAACCCCATCGCCCCAGACCAAGCGGTGTTTTTGCTGGAGAGTGCGCTCCAGGCCAATGGCTTGGCACTGGTGCGTGATGCGCGTGGAACCTTTCATGCGGGCCGAGCCGATGCGCTCAAAGGAATATCGGGTTCTGTGAGGCAGATGGGGGGCAGCAGCCCTGTGATTGCGCCCGGCTATGGCGCCGTCATTATTCCGTTGCAGTACATCGGTGCCGCGGAAATGGCCTCCATCTTGCGCCCCATGGTGTCTGCGGATGCCTTGGTGCGGGTGGATTCCGTGCGCAATCTCCTCGTGATGATGGGGACGCGTACCCAGGCGGAAGGCTGGATGGAACTGGTTAATACCTTCGATGTGGATCTGCTAAAGGGCATGTCGGTCGGGGTGTTTCCCCTGAAGTACGCATCCGTCAAGGAGGTTGAGGCGGCCTTGCGCTTGGTAAGCGGTGGTGGAGCTGCTTCTGCACCAGCCACAGCCACTGGGGTATCTGCCGCTGGTGGCGCTCTCTCTGCCGCAGGTGGAGGTACGGCTGCGTTGGGGGAGGGTAACCCGCTATTTGGTGCGTTGCGCATCATGCCCATTGAGCGGATCAACAGCATCCTCGTCGTGACGCCGCGTGCGTCTTATCTTGAAGAGGCCAAGCGCTGGATTGACAAATTGGATAAGCCCAGTGACGGTGGGTCCGAACCTCAGTTGTATATCTATCAAGTGCAAAACGGAAATGCGCGTCATCTGGCGGGTGTGCTGGCCGGTTTGTTTGGTGGCTCCGGTTCGGGTGCAGGCTCTGCCAATAGTGGCGTTGCTCCGGGCTTGGGAGCCACTGCGTCCAATACGTTCGGACAGAGTGGGGTGAGCAATGCATTCGGCGGCAATACCTTCGGGAGCGCCGCTGGAAGCGCCAGCAGCACTCGGCTTGGATCGGGCAATTCAGGCTCCGTCGGCTTGAACAGTTCGAACACTCGCAATACCCAAGGGGCCTCCGGGCAAGCTTCAGTGTCGGCCACGCTTGGCACGATTCGTGTTGTGGCGGACGAACTCAATAACTCCGTTCTAATATGGGGCACGCGCGCCGAGTTCAACAAAATCGAAGCTGCACTCAAGCGGCTCGATTTGCCACTGACGCAGGTCCTGATAGACGCCAGCATTATTGAGGTCACACTCAATGACGACCTGCAGTACGGGTTGAAGTGGGCATTCAGCGGTGACGCTCAGTCGGGATACAGTGGCAGCGGCACGGTCGGCTCTATCCCGGCTCTCGCGCAAGGGTTTACCTACACATTGAAGAATGCCGCAGGCGTGACGAAGGCCACATTGTCCGCGTTGGCTGAGAAGTCACTCGTCAAGATGTTGTCAAACCCCTCATTGATGGTGCTGGACAACCACACTGCAACCATTACGGTCGGTGACCAAATCCCGGTGGCAACCAGCTCCACTGCTACGCCGACCACCGGTAGCACCACCACAACCACCACGATCCAGTACAAGGATACGGGCGTCAATTTGTCCGTCACGCCATCGGTAACGGCAGGCAATATTGTGGCCATGCAAATTGACCAAACAGTAACGGATGCCGGCTCACCGGACACTAAAACCACTGCAGGCGGCGGCGAGCGGCCATTTTTGCAGCGGCAGATCTCCAGCAAGGTGGCCGTACGCTCCGGCGAGTCGATTGTGTTGGGTGGCCTTATCAAGAACAACCAAACCAACAAGAAAAGCGGTGTTCCGCTGCTGCAAGATATTCCGTTGGTAGGGAACCTGTTCACGGAGAAGGTGTCAACTGGCGTGCGCACGGAATTGTTGGTCATCATCACCCCTCGCGTGGTTCGCTCGGACGTGGACATTCGTGAGGTCAGTGAAGACTTGCGGGAGCGCTTGCGAGGGCTCAAAGACATTTCCAGCAACAAAGAGGCAAACCGGCCTCAAGCTGCGGAGCCTTTTGTTCCTGCAACTGCAAACTAA
- a CDS encoding prepilin-type N-terminal cleavage/methylation domain-containing protein has protein sequence MTSSARRQRGFTILELLVAFAIMAISLGMLYRASGGSVRAVGDMEHYQRATVLAESILAMRDAIPEEGWAEAGQVAGFDWRVASAPYPTEVNSPTATPLHEIRVVVSWPQGGRIRQLELVTLRPQKKPAQGGARL, from the coding sequence GTGACATCGTCTGCGCGCCGTCAACGTGGCTTCACCATTTTGGAATTGCTGGTGGCATTTGCCATCATGGCCATTTCCTTGGGCATGCTCTATCGCGCATCGGGCGGCAGCGTCCGGGCTGTCGGAGACATGGAGCACTATCAGCGTGCCACCGTGCTGGCGGAGTCGATCTTGGCCATGCGCGATGCAATCCCTGAAGAGGGTTGGGCCGAAGCGGGGCAGGTGGCGGGGTTTGACTGGCGTGTGGCCAGTGCTCCTTATCCCACGGAAGTCAACAGCCCTACCGCCACGCCCCTGCACGAAATCCGCGTGGTGGTTTCTTGGCCGCAGGGGGGGCGCATTCGGCAACTGGAATTGGTAACCCTGCGCCCGCAAAAGAAACCCGCCCAAGGAGGTGCAAGGCTATGA
- a CDS encoding PilN domain-containing protein produces the protein MSLISSDARFLGVDLALLWRDMREPWRNVHQWPVFAWLTPQPAVLLHQADGQQSIWEGGQKTSARIAPQFSAVELPDEYVLRRSLRLPAMAHEDAIAAMTLEARSASPFDSADLVWGYSSQGRGLSGGGLLELVIASRKQVAEYLAALPAGVSAALAKAAPEVWVLGGAGAPAILSGYGETAREAFCARRRRWGFMLLAGLALGAAVIAVTPSIQLRARAMDAAAAYEDIAAKSASAVRQREQLMASVDSLGALAELTNGRIEPLLVLDKLTQVLPDDVALQSFKLQGNKLSFGGQTGNASALMQLLGEVPGFKEVHAPTAATRFGITGKEVFSVELVLDPEVFGIKTVPLAAPAGLGSAVAPSPDTSASAPVEAASAPVQPASAASLAASNPQAAAGVQPPVPVPSGSTGGSGGATFGGGATFGGRATVAAPTPAASSPATAPARKGGQP, from the coding sequence ATGTCTCTCATATCCTCTGATGCCCGGTTTTTGGGCGTTGATCTTGCCTTGCTGTGGCGTGACATGCGCGAGCCTTGGCGCAATGTGCACCAATGGCCAGTGTTTGCGTGGCTCACCCCTCAACCTGCAGTACTTTTGCACCAGGCCGACGGCCAGCAGTCGATCTGGGAGGGGGGGCAAAAAACCAGCGCCCGAATTGCTCCGCAATTCTCGGCGGTGGAGTTGCCTGACGAGTATGTTCTTCGCAGATCCTTGCGGCTGCCTGCTATGGCGCATGAAGACGCGATAGCCGCCATGACCCTTGAGGCGCGCAGTGCCAGTCCATTTGATTCTGCTGATTTGGTTTGGGGATACAGCAGTCAGGGCCGAGGTCTTTCCGGAGGGGGGCTGTTGGAGCTCGTCATCGCCTCGCGTAAGCAGGTCGCAGAGTATCTGGCTGCCCTGCCTGCGGGTGTTTCGGCCGCGTTGGCCAAGGCTGCGCCCGAAGTCTGGGTGCTTGGTGGCGCCGGGGCGCCGGCAATACTTTCTGGTTACGGCGAGACTGCCCGCGAAGCCTTTTGCGCGCGCCGCCGACGCTGGGGCTTCATGCTGCTGGCCGGACTGGCACTAGGGGCCGCGGTGATTGCAGTCACGCCCTCCATTCAGTTGCGTGCTCGTGCGATGGACGCTGCTGCCGCCTATGAAGATATCGCTGCGAAGTCGGCCTCGGCCGTTCGGCAGCGAGAGCAGCTCATGGCTTCGGTCGATTCATTGGGTGCGCTGGCAGAGTTGACCAATGGACGCATCGAGCCTTTGTTGGTGCTTGACAAGCTGACGCAAGTGCTGCCTGACGATGTCGCGCTACAAAGTTTCAAGCTCCAAGGAAATAAGCTTTCTTTCGGTGGGCAGACGGGCAATGCTTCTGCACTGATGCAACTGCTGGGAGAAGTGCCGGGCTTTAAAGAGGTGCACGCGCCCACGGCGGCAACCCGTTTTGGAATCACCGGGAAAGAGGTGTTTTCCGTGGAGTTGGTGCTGGATCCGGAGGTGTTCGGTATCAAGACGGTGCCCTTGGCAGCACCTGCGGGATTGGGTAGCGCAGTGGCGCCATCGCCAGATACCAGTGCGTCAGCGCCTGTGGAGGCCGCCTCTGCACCCGTGCAACCTGCGTCGGCAGCATCGCTTGCTGCCAGCAATCCTCAGGCTGCAGCCGGTGTACAGCCGCCTGTACCTGTGCCTAGTGGCTCAACGGGGGGCAGTGGGGGAGCCACTTTTGGTGGAGGTGCTACTTTTGGTGGTCGGGCTACAGTCGCTGCGCCGACACCGGCGGCCTCGTCTCCTGCGACGGCGCCCGCACGCAAAGGGGGGCAGCCATGA
- a CDS encoding general secretion pathway protein GspK: protein MIHRRGVVLVAVLWIVMALSIIVTGLSRSVRDEARMLSLARQGAQASALGDAAIQLVLQQMGAEPKPVDRMTTVQVQYMGQEIGVQVMPLNGLVDINSAQIPLLVRLLTVAGGLAEGAATPVAQAIVDYREQRSAQGVPRRFEAVEDLMRVPGVNYDLYARLSGLVTADIRSSGMVNPLAAPPAVLQVLAGGNAELVSQIDARRQSGQPGIDMTGLDAAFVGSGTVRRYRLQARVSAADGGAYFVTRYVDINPRSRDGFPWTTFHMQREVEPISLRSSP from the coding sequence GTGATCCACCGCCGTGGTGTGGTCTTGGTTGCCGTGCTGTGGATTGTCATGGCGCTTTCCATCATCGTCACCGGCTTGAGCCGTTCCGTGCGCGACGAGGCTCGCATGTTGTCATTGGCGAGGCAAGGTGCCCAGGCCAGTGCTTTGGGGGATGCCGCGATCCAGCTGGTGCTGCAGCAGATGGGCGCGGAGCCGAAGCCGGTAGATCGCATGACCACGGTACAAGTCCAATATATGGGCCAAGAGATTGGCGTGCAGGTCATGCCTCTCAATGGGTTGGTGGACATCAACAGTGCCCAGATTCCTTTGCTTGTGCGTTTGCTGACGGTCGCAGGCGGTTTGGCCGAAGGCGCTGCGACACCGGTGGCTCAGGCCATCGTGGATTACCGTGAACAGCGTTCGGCGCAAGGTGTTCCCCGACGGTTTGAGGCGGTGGAAGATCTCATGCGCGTGCCTGGGGTCAATTACGACCTCTATGCTAGACTTTCTGGCCTCGTTACGGCCGACATACGCAGCAGTGGCATGGTGAACCCCCTGGCCGCGCCGCCTGCGGTCTTGCAGGTGCTGGCAGGGGGCAATGCCGAGTTGGTCAGCCAGATCGACGCTCGTCGTCAGTCGGGCCAGCCGGGGATTGACATGACCGGACTGGATGCTGCCTTTGTTGGTTCAGGAACCGTCCGGCGCTATCGGCTGCAGGCCCGTGTTTCTGCAGCAGACGGCGGCGCCTACTTCGTCACGCGCTACGTGGATATCAACCCTCGTTCTCGCGATGGATTTCCCTGGACCACCTTTCATATGCAGCGCGAGGTTGAGCCCATTTCGCTTCGCTCAAGTCCCTGA
- the gspM gene encoding type II secretion system protein GspM, translated as MNMQKNRRQLALLVSLLLVLAPLVALGLYVYEKHQGASARLEQLEPRYARLKGLAAQESDIALLLEHVRKAGDQYVYPASQDAAQAGNAAQQRIREILTAAGLQISSSQVLPPKPEKGFERIPLSFRAEGELLALESALAVLSTQLPLILIQDMEVQPIGGLQTLPAGVSPRLAVQFSFSILRGQK; from the coding sequence ATGAACATGCAGAAAAACCGCCGCCAGCTCGCCTTATTGGTCAGTCTGCTGCTCGTTTTGGCGCCGCTGGTGGCGCTTGGGCTCTATGTCTATGAAAAGCACCAAGGCGCCAGTGCCCGTTTGGAGCAATTGGAGCCACGTTACGCGCGTCTGAAGGGGCTTGCTGCCCAAGAGTCCGATATTGCTCTTTTGCTGGAGCATGTCCGCAAGGCGGGCGATCAGTACGTGTACCCAGCTTCTCAGGATGCGGCGCAGGCTGGAAATGCTGCGCAGCAGCGCATCCGCGAGATCCTTACGGCCGCAGGTCTGCAGATCAGCAGCAGCCAAGTCTTGCCACCCAAGCCTGAGAAAGGTTTTGAGCGCATTCCTCTGTCTTTTCGTGCAGAAGGTGAGCTGTTGGCCCTTGAAAGCGCCTTGGCGGTGCTCTCCACTCAGTTGCCCCTCATCTTGATCCAGGACATGGAGGTTCAGCCGATAGGGGGGCTGCAAACCCTTCCTGCCGGGGTATCGCCGCGTTTGGCTGTGCAGTTCAGTTTCAGTATTTTGCGGGGGCAAAAATGA
- a CDS encoding prepilin-type N-terminal cleavage/methylation domain-containing protein, whose translation MQLRSSGGFTLVEMLVAMTLLSLLVLAMGSALRATAQTEERVDQRLARNDELRVTSGFLQSVLGRVSGQRRAGITSVDESPFLFRADSKELVWVGVMPARYGAAGRQFFRLSQANSGNSGALLLQFMPMDEPVLPANWDSATTEVLVRDLTDFSLQYQDAGLDKSEWQAAWESKERVPTHVLVSLATRNGGVWPPLVVAMRPLIGSDPFAAGMATFGGSR comes from the coding sequence GTGCAACTTCGCAGTTCAGGCGGTTTCACCCTGGTGGAAATGCTCGTGGCCATGACCTTGCTGTCGTTGCTGGTGCTTGCCATGGGCTCAGCGCTGCGCGCTACGGCCCAGACGGAGGAGCGTGTGGACCAACGCCTCGCCCGCAACGACGAACTTCGGGTGACATCAGGCTTTTTGCAGTCTGTGCTGGGCCGCGTTTCCGGCCAGCGGCGCGCGGGCATCACGTCGGTGGATGAAAGTCCCTTTCTCTTTCGCGCCGATTCCAAGGAGTTGGTCTGGGTCGGTGTCATGCCTGCCCGCTACGGTGCTGCGGGTCGCCAGTTTTTCCGATTGAGTCAGGCGAACTCTGGTAACTCTGGGGCTCTGCTCCTTCAGTTCATGCCCATGGATGAGCCTGTACTACCTGCCAATTGGGACAGTGCAACCACCGAGGTGCTGGTGCGTGATCTGACGGATTTCTCTTTGCAATACCAGGATGCTGGGCTGGACAAATCTGAGTGGCAAGCCGCATGGGAGTCCAAAGAGCGCGTGCCCACCCATGTTCTGGTGTCGCTTGCCACCCGCAATGGTGGAGTGTGGCCTCCCCTGGTGGTGGCCATGCGCCCCTTGATTGGGAGCGATCCATTTGCCGCAGGCATGGCCACATTTGGTGGGTCGCGTTGA